Genomic DNA from Bacteroides zhangwenhongii:
CTCACATCCAGTCAACTTACCGATGAAGAAAAAGAGCAAAGATTTTCATTTGAAATGCGGCTGAGTAACCCGCGAACAATGGGAGATACCTATGAAATAATAATCGAAAATGAACTATCCTCTCGAAAAAAACAAATTATTTTTTCAGATAGTAATATTCGGGCAATTAGCGTTGATAAGACAGTATTTAGCACTCCTAATATATTAGATCTGAATAATTTTGTTAGTGAGGTAGAGAATTATTTTGGTATTCAATTTAATTTTGAAAAAATAGCCTACTTATCAGTAAGCAAAGGCATAAACAGAAAACAAATAGAAAAGTGGGTGAAGAATAAATTTGTGATATAATATGGTCGATAACAAGAGGCTTAACATCTTAAAGGTAAGTTAGCCACCAAACATTATCTTTTTGAATAAATAATAAGCGATGAACGAAGAACTAACAAATATTGTATTGAGCCTATCTTCTCTCGGGAATAAACGTATCGAGAGTTTGAGCAAGAAGGTTCTGAAAAAGATGAACTTCAAGTCTTCAAAAGATTTGGAAAATCTGAAAGACCTGTGTTTTTGGCTGTATATTTATGGTTATACTAATCAGTTTACTCAACTGTATTCAATACTTCTTTCTGTATCGTTTACTGGCAACTGGAATACATGGACACAAGTCGAACTGGTGTTGGCTTTAGTCTATTATGCTTCAAGAAAAAGTAAAGATGTTCTGCATGAATCTAAGGCATTGGCGGGAATCATGCAGGCAGAGACGGATGTTGAAAATATAAAGAGTCGATGCAACGGTTCGCTATTAGAAGGACGAGAGCAAAATGTTCAAGAAAGTATCCAACTTGGGAATAAAACAGATATAAGAGAGGCTCTTTACGCTGAAATGAGAGAGTTAGTATTGATATATGCTCTCGGTGGAAGTGAAAAATATCCCCTTGAGAAGATTGAGGCAAGAGTAGAGGAAATAAAAGAGAACTTAAAAGGAATGTAGCAAAAAAGATAACAAGCGGATCAATCTCCTTTAATGGCGATTATCCACCGGGCATTATTCGCAAAAACAAATGGAAGAAAAAAACTATATATCAAACTTTGATTGCTCGCTTTGGCAAATTGATGATTGGGGACTATATACAGCCAAATCTCCTATCTATATCAATTCTTTGGGCAGCGATTTTAATGTGTGGTTTGATGTGGACGGCGAGAGTTTTCCTACCGACAAACAGCTTGTTGCATGGGCGGGATTTTGCAATATTAATTCAAATGAAATAAAAGAAATGATGATTGACGGTCTTACAAAGTTAGTAGATAAAATGGATGTCTTGCCAAATGATGTAGAGCCGGAATTTGGTCCGATATATAGACCTATGGCGATTTCGAGAAATGCCAAACGCTCTATTGAAGCTGTAAGACATAGTAGAAAGACATTAGGTAAAGTGGCAAAATCCACCTTAAAATGCAATTCGGTTGTTGTACCGTTACAAGATAAAGCTCCAGTTAGATTTATTGTAATGAACTTTGAAATTGGTCGTCGCCCTTATGAAATGGAAGCTGTTTTTTGTAATGAAAAGATGCTTATGGTCGGTGAAAACTCTGGCATTTGGACTCGCCTTGAATGGATAAATGAGTTTAATGTTCCAATGTTTAATATTGGAACGGCATTACATCCATATTGGCGACCCGAATAATATGCGAATAACATGCACCTGTTCCGCCTAACGGCGGCAAGCTGCAAACCATTATCGTCAAAAGAATATGGAGAAAGGCATTAGAAAAATTGAGCAGAATGGTGTTCACGTTGCATATCTTACTTGTCCTCAAATCAAATTGAATAAGTATAAAGATGCAACTATGTTATCGTTGTGGCATATCAAAGGCGACTCAATGGATTTTATTTTGGATATGCCCGAATTGCAAGATATTAGGATGTATGCGTGTAAATTCAATGACTATACAGCATTAAGCAAATTGACACATCTAAGGAAATTATGTATTAATGGTATTGCCACAAAGGAAGAGCAAACTTTTGATTATATAGCCAATCTTTCTTCTTTAGAAGAACTAATCATTGGTTACATACAACCGTTTATCAAATTCCCCAATTTATCGAACTTACATAGTTTATATAAATTATTTATTTTTGAATGTAAAAATTTAGTTGATATAAAAAGCATAGCCAATATTCCCAATTTGCGTGTATTTGATTGGTGTTGTTCTCAATTAAAGCCTACTGAATTGGAATTTGTAATGCAAAAAGACAGTATTCAAAAAGTTGCTGCTCAATTTGGAGGAAAGAGGTTAAATGAAGAATTTAAATCATTATTAATGAAGTACAATTTATGACGATAACAAGCGGATGAATCTCCCTAACGGTCGATTATCTGCCGGACATTATTCTTCAAAAGAATTGGATATGAATAAAGGAAATACCATAGAAGATTTTTTTTGTAAGCAATTCATTAAGTCTGGTTATCAAGACCGTTTCTTTTTTGAACTGTCATCAAACAAAAAAAGAGTAAAAGCTATTAGTCGAATTTGTCATAATATGATGGATATTATAAATGAGAATAAGATTGTCGAGGTCTATAATTCTACGGATTTAATCCATTTGACAGATAGACTTCGTGAATTATCTAAAGAGAAAGAAGGATATTGCATCGGTTTTTTTGAGCTGGATCAAAAATGGGCAGATATATCAGAGGCTATAAATGCAGGAATACAGTCGAATTTTGGCTTTGCCATAATATTGTCTGATGGAATTGCTTGTATATGTGAAGAAACCGGTATAACCAATAGAAGAGCTGTAATATTACACTCCATATCCAAATTGAAAGAATAACAAGCGGCTCAACC
This window encodes:
- a CDS encoding DUF6707 family protein; amino-acid sequence: MNEELTNIVLSLSSLGNKRIESLSKKVLKKMNFKSSKDLENLKDLCFWLYIYGYTNQFTQLYSILLSVSFTGNWNTWTQVELVLALVYYASRKSKDVLHESKALAGIMQAETDVENIKSRCNGSLLEGREQNVQESIQLGNKTDIREALYAEMRELVLIYALGGSEKYPLEKIEARVEEIKENLKGM
- a CDS encoding leucine-rich repeat domain-containing protein — its product is MEKGIRKIEQNGVHVAYLTCPQIKLNKYKDATMLSLWHIKGDSMDFILDMPELQDIRMYACKFNDYTALSKLTHLRKLCINGIATKEEQTFDYIANLSSLEELIIGYIQPFIKFPNLSNLHSLYKLFIFECKNLVDIKSIANIPNLRVFDWCCSQLKPTELEFVMQKDSIQKVAAQFGGKRLNEEFKSLLMKYNL